One Triticum dicoccoides isolate Atlit2015 ecotype Zavitan chromosome 5B, WEW_v2.0, whole genome shotgun sequence genomic window carries:
- the LOC119308187 gene encoding exocyst complex component EXO70B1-like yields the protein MDSRNQAPQKSSSFSSASSNKAREVDRNLSLGSLGTLRHGDHDRRGSAGATWEQIKEECEDDEEDGCGDPGVSELSREIDAFIVGRDGQAPLSLPEATLEKFAAAVELQIAQTENSRDKWAKGEPPVLAAIARISALASALAKNPEASSKYASGAHRVTAVLQRAMAFLEDEFHALLEPKSDTCKLIRRPPSFEQGGHEADRCVLRPPDTAPAAAEPKPPYTPETVERLRSIADLMVAAGYVTECTQMLLVARRNAFDASVRALGYEKASIDDVVRMTWEALETEIVTWIKAFRHTINVGLSTDHDLCGRVFSGRHASVGRGVFADLARCIMLHMLNFTEAVAMTRRSAEKLFKVLDMYEAVRDSSPVIDAFLSASASDEPAAGNALADLKTEIAAARSRIGESAASIFCELESSIRADAGKQPVPGGAVHPLTRYVMNYLKYTCEYNSTLEQVFREHRRSDAVDGEDNNPFAAQLMEVMELLQGNLEGKSRLYKDPALSSIFLMNNGRYMLQKIRGSPETNAILGETWARKQSTNLRQYHKNYQRETWNRVLTLLRDDGVLTVKGHVQKTLLKERFKQFNSAMDDIQKTQGAWVVSDEQLQSELRVSIAAVVVPAYRSFLGRFAQTFSAGRQAEKYVKLSAEDLEGIIDELFDGNPSSMSRRRT from the coding sequence ATGGACAGCCGGAATCAGGCGCCGCAGAAGTCCAGCAGCTTCTCGTCGGCCTCCAGCAACAAGGCCCGGGAGGTCGACCGCAACCTCTCCCTCGGCTCCCTCGGCACCCTCCGGCATGGCGACCACGACCGGAGGGGCTCCGCCGGCGCCACCTGGGAGCAGATCAAGGAGGAGtgcgaggacgacgaggaggacggcTGCGGCGACCCGGGCGTGTCCGAGTTGTCGAGGGAGATCGACGCGTTTATCGTGGGCCGGGATGGCCAAGCGCCGCTGAGCCTCCCGGAGGCGACGCTCGAGAAGTTCGCCGCCGCCGTCGAGCTGCAGATCGCGCAGACGGAGAACTCGCGGGATAAGTGGGCTAAGGGCGAGCCGCCGGTGCTCGCGGCCATCGCGCGCATTTCGGCCCTCGCGTCCGCGCTCGCCAAGAACCCGGAGGCCAGCAGCAAGTACGCCTCCGGCGCGCACCGGGTCACCGCCGTGCTGCAGCGTGCCATGGCGTTCCTCGAGGACGAGTTCCACGCGCTGCTCGAGCCCAAGTCGGACACCTGCAAGTTGATAAGACGGCCGCCTTCGTTCGAGCAAGGCGGACACGAGGCCGACCGGTGCGTCCTCCGACCACCCGACACCGCCCCTGCAGCGGCGGAGCCCAAACCGCCGTACACGCCGGAGACCGTGGAGCGGCTCCGGTCCATCGCCGacctcatggtggccgccgggtacGTAACGGAGTGCACGCAGATGTTGCTGGTGGCACGCCGGAACGCGTTCGACGCGTCGGTGCGCGCGCTCGGGTACGAGAAGGCAAGCATCGACGACGTCGTGCGGATGACGTGGGAGGCGCTGGAGACCGAGATTGTGACGTGGATCAAGGCGTTCAGGCACACCATCAACGTGGGCCTCTCCACGGATCACGACCTCTGCGGCCGCGTCTTCAGCGGCCGCCACGCCAGCGTCGGCAGAGGCGTCTTCGCCGACCTGGCCCGATGCATCATGCTCCACATGCTCAACTTCACGGAGGCCGTGGCCATGACACGCCGCTCCGCCGAGAAGCTCTTCAAGGTGCTCGACATGTACGAGGCCGTCCGCGACTCATCCCCGGTCATCGACGCCTTCCtgtccgcctccgcctccgacgAACCCGCGGCCGGCAACGCCCTGGCGGACCTCAAGACCGAGATCGCGGCCGCACGTTCCCGGATCGGCGAGTCGGCGGCCAGCATCTTCTGCGAGCTGGAGAGCTCGATCCGCGCGGACGCCGGCAAGCAGCCGGTCCCCGGCGGCGCCGTGCACCCGCTGACCCGCTACGTGATGAACTACCTCAAGTACACGTGCGAGTACAACAGCACGCTCGAGCAGGTGTTCCGGGAGCACCGGCGGAGCGACGCCGTGGACGGGGAGGACAACAACCCGTTCGCGGCGCAGCTGATGGAGGTGATGGAGCTCCTCCAGGGGAACCTGGAAGGGAAGTCGCGGCTGTACAAGGACCCGGCCCTGAGCAGCATCTTCCTGATGAACAACGGGCGGTACATGCTGCAGAAGATCcgggggtcgccggagacgaacgCGATACTGGGCGAGACGTGGGCGCGGAAGCAGTCGACGAATCTGCGGCAGTACCACAAGAACTACCAGCGGGAGACGTGGAACCGGGTGCTGACCCTGCTCCGCGATGACGGCGTGCTGACCGTGAAGGGCCATGTGCAGAAGACGCTGCTCAAGGAACGGTTCAAGCAGTTCAACTCCGCCATGGACGATATCCAAAAGACGCAGGGGGCGTGGGTGGTAAGCGACGAGCAGCTGCAGTCGGAGCTCCGGGTTTCCATCGCCGCCGTGGTGGTGCCGGCGTACCGGTCGTTCCTGGGGCGGTTCGCGCAGACATTCAGCGCCGGGAGGCAGGCGGAGAAGTACGTGAAGCTGAGCGCGGAGGACCTGGAGGGGATCATCGACGAGCTCTTCGACGGTAACCCCTCGTCCATGAGTAGGAGGAGGACATGA